In Suttonella indologenes, one genomic interval encodes:
- a CDS encoding acyl-CoA thioesterase: MPKEIIFRHQFPITIRWGDMDAYQHVNNTLFFRYLESARFAYFEQYVLPLIGGKIPMIVLAEMQCKFEAEIVYPAELVVKSKISRLGRSSFDVYAEIWNAGKRCAQSTAVMVWLNPESKRPEAVPEIVAQAIRTLEHLA; this comes from the coding sequence ATGCCTAAAGAGATAATATTCCGGCACCAATTCCCCATTACTATCCGCTGGGGAGATATGGATGCCTATCAACATGTAAATAATACGCTGTTTTTCCGCTACCTAGAATCCGCGCGCTTTGCCTATTTCGAGCAATATGTGCTGCCGCTGATTGGCGGTAAAATACCCATGATTGTCTTGGCGGAGATGCAGTGCAAATTTGAGGCGGAGATTGTTTATCCCGCCGAATTGGTCGTGAAAAGCAAAATCTCGCGTTTGGGCAGGAGCAGTTTTGACGTTTATGCCGAAATTTGGAATGCCGGCAAACGCTGCGCCCAATCGACGGCGGTGATGGTGTGGCTTAATCCCGAAAGCAAAAGACCGGAGGCAGTACCTGAAATCGTGGCGCAAGCGATAAGGACATTGGAGCATTTGGCTTAA
- a CDS encoding potassium/proton antiporter, whose product MQSIQIILLIFAFLFFVSIVATRLSAHFGMPLLLVFLGVGMLAGEEGVGGIVYDSFFSATFIGQFALAIILLDGGLRTQMSSIKIAVKPAVTLATWGVVATVISLGLFTTFFLKIDWQLGFLMAAIVGSTDAAAVFSLLRNSGVRLHSRILSTLEVESGANDPMAIFLVTALLTLVTDPQGGGAAGFLKMLLLQMGLGFLIGFVAGKILAWILRKIALAEGLYALMIASGGLMAFALSNLLGGSGFLSVYIAGIIIGNTRSPANEPLLNVMDGLAWLAQASMFLVLGLLVTPSRLFEESFDALIIAAFLIFVARPLAVYSSLLWFPFKKREVAYISWVGLRGAVPITLAMMPLMAGVPNSRLFFDVVFSVVIFSLLIQGTTIGLMARKLKVVLPPQPEPLQSKAIWLTEKLNMHLQSFAVEKSSPAENSHPYALTRPKAFQHGRLFALIREGKSLRVGMNTRMQAEDVAWFIFPEDKGEDFAQQFAGYAQNDNEQEFFGDIEVKPYVRMSELAEEYGLQIAEEDAERTLGDMFRERFGDVPVAGDALKINDSEIIIKELDDRGYIKWLGLKIPERREAAQETDTEDTPPPLPPML is encoded by the coding sequence GTGCAAAGTATTCAAATCATTCTCCTGATTTTCGCTTTTTTATTTTTTGTCAGCATCGTGGCGACGCGTTTGTCCGCGCATTTCGGCATGCCTTTGCTATTGGTGTTTTTGGGCGTGGGCATGTTGGCGGGCGAAGAGGGAGTCGGCGGTATTGTTTACGACAGCTTTTTCAGTGCGACTTTTATCGGACAATTTGCCTTGGCGATTATTCTGCTGGACGGCGGCCTGCGCACCCAGATGAGCAGTATTAAAATCGCCGTCAAACCGGCGGTAACCTTGGCGACTTGGGGCGTGGTGGCGACGGTCATCAGTCTCGGATTATTCACGACTTTTTTCTTGAAAATCGATTGGCAGCTCGGCTTTTTGATGGCGGCGATTGTCGGTTCGACCGATGCTGCGGCGGTTTTCTCGTTATTGCGCAATAGCGGCGTGCGCCTGCATTCGCGGATTTTATCGACTTTGGAAGTGGAAAGCGGCGCGAATGATCCGATGGCGATTTTTCTGGTGACCGCTTTGCTGACTTTAGTTACGGATCCGCAGGGCGGCGGTGCGGCAGGTTTTTTGAAAATGCTGTTGCTGCAAATGGGTTTGGGTTTCTTGATTGGTTTTGTAGCAGGCAAAATTCTGGCGTGGATTTTGCGCAAAATTGCTTTGGCGGAGGGTTTGTATGCCCTGATGATTGCTTCAGGCGGTTTGATGGCTTTCGCTTTGTCGAATTTACTCGGCGGCAGCGGCTTTTTAAGCGTTTATATTGCCGGCATTATCATCGGCAATACGCGCAGCCCTGCCAATGAACCTTTGTTGAATGTGATGGACGGCTTGGCTTGGCTGGCGCAGGCAAGCATGTTCTTGGTCTTGGGTTTATTGGTAACGCCGAGTCGTTTGTTTGAAGAAAGTTTCGATGCTTTGATTATCGCCGCCTTTTTGATTTTTGTGGCGCGGCCGCTGGCAGTATATAGCTCGCTACTGTGGTTTCCTTTTAAAAAACGAGAGGTTGCCTATATCAGTTGGGTGGGTTTGCGCGGCGCAGTACCGATTACGCTGGCGATGATGCCGCTGATGGCGGGTGTGCCGAATTCGCGCCTGTTTTTTGATGTGGTCTTTTCGGTAGTGATTTTTTCTTTGCTGATTCAGGGCACGACAATCGGTTTGATGGCGCGGAAATTGAAAGTGGTTCTGCCGCCGCAGCCGGAGCCATTGCAAAGCAAGGCGATTTGGCTGACCGAAAAGCTGAATATGCATTTGCAGTCTTTTGCGGTGGAAAAAAGTTCGCCGGCGGAAAACAGCCATCCCTATGCCTTGACGCGTCCGAAAGCCTTTCAGCATGGGCGGCTTTTCGCTTTAATCCGCGAGGGTAAAAGTCTGCGCGTGGGTATGAATACGCGCATGCAGGCGGAAGATGTGGCATGGTTTATCTTTCCCGAGGATAAGGGCGAGGATTTCGCCCAGCAATTTGCCGGCTATGCGCAAAACGATAATGAGCAGGAATTTTTCGGCGATATTGAAGTCAAGCCTTATGTGCGGATGAGCGAATTGGCGGAAGAATACGGGCTTCAGATTGCCGAGGAGGATGCGGAGCGGACGCTGGGCGATATGTTCCGCGAGCGTTTCGGCGATGTGCCGGTGGCGGGCGATGCTTTAAAAATTAATGACAGCGAAATCATCATCAAGGAATTGGACGATCGCGGCTATATCAAATGGCTGGGCTTGAAGATTCCCGAACGGCGCGAGGCGGCGCAAGAGACGGATACAGAGGATACGCCGCCGCCTTTACCGCCGATGCTGTGA
- a CDS encoding 3-deoxy-D-manno-octulosonic acid transferase produces the protein MPLLYNCLLNLLAPFALLRLLIKSRRNPEYRRHIGERFAYLLPPTKPASLWIHAVSVGEFLAIAPLLETLLTRHTDLNLWISCTTPTGRAQIATFATGYPQRIQYSYLPYDSRGNIRRFLAHVKPRGVVLMETEIWFNLLRQCQAQNIPTLLINARLSAKSLRGYYRFARRLLRRVLPQLRINAQNRSDAKRFRFLCRDSRISITPSLKFAAPVTEILPLQDFLPPNPQAPLWIAASTHEGEEKHILAAYKNLLHHLPQLRLCIAPRHPERRDSICKLIEKSGFTPLLRSQGATLSSNTHGIALLDTLGELGAAMSCASVAFIGGSLIARGGHNPLEAVHAGIPLCFGKSMFNFQDIAEQLRKENFVRQCDADTLPDAVQALLDYHAQAGRQDIIAYSRRHSGDILDRHYAFIAQQIALDVSTHRATHKASLCVLP, from the coding sequence ATGCCGCTTCTCTATAACTGCCTACTGAATCTCCTCGCTCCTTTTGCCCTGCTGCGCCTGCTCATTAAATCGCGCCGCAATCCCGAGTATCGCCGCCATATCGGCGAACGCTTTGCTTATCTTCTACCGCCCACCAAGCCTGCATCGCTATGGATACACGCCGTATCGGTAGGCGAATTTCTCGCCATTGCACCGCTTTTAGAAACCCTGCTTACGCGCCATACAGACCTCAACCTATGGATTAGCTGCACCACGCCCACCGGTCGCGCGCAAATCGCCACCTTTGCCACAGGCTACCCCCAACGCATCCAATACAGCTATTTGCCCTATGATAGCCGCGGCAACATCCGCCGCTTTCTGGCGCATGTGAAACCGCGCGGCGTAGTGCTGATGGAAACCGAAATTTGGTTCAATCTTCTGCGACAATGCCAAGCGCAAAACATCCCCACCCTACTCATCAACGCCCGCTTATCCGCCAAATCCCTGCGCGGCTACTATCGTTTTGCCCGCCGTCTGCTGCGCCGCGTACTACCGCAATTACGCATCAATGCACAAAATCGCAGCGACGCCAAACGCTTCCGCTTTCTTTGCCGCGACAGCCGCATCAGCATCACGCCCAGTCTAAAATTCGCCGCTCCCGTCACCGAAATACTTCCTTTACAGGACTTTCTGCCGCCCAATCCGCAAGCGCCACTGTGGATAGCCGCCAGTACCCACGAAGGCGAAGAAAAGCACATCTTAGCCGCCTACAAAAATCTGCTTCATCACCTACCGCAACTGCGCCTGTGCATCGCACCGCGCCACCCCGAACGCCGCGACAGCATCTGCAAACTCATCGAAAAATCAGGATTTACGCCCCTATTGCGCAGTCAAGGCGCCACCTTAAGCAGCAATACGCACGGCATCGCCCTGTTAGACACACTCGGCGAACTCGGCGCCGCCATGTCTTGCGCATCGGTCGCCTTTATCGGCGGCAGCCTCATCGCGCGCGGCGGACATAATCCGCTGGAAGCCGTACATGCCGGCATACCGCTGTGCTTTGGCAAATCGATGTTCAATTTCCAAGATATCGCCGAACAACTGCGCAAAGAAAACTTCGTCCGTCAATGCGATGCCGACACCCTTCCCGATGCCGTTCAAGCCTTACTAGATTATCACGCCCAAGCGGGCAGGCAAGACATCATCGCTTATAGCCGCCGACACAGCGGCGACATACTCGACAGGCATTACGCCTTTATTGCACAGCAAATTGCGCTGGATGTTTCAACACACAGAGCGACACATAAAGCGTCGCTCTGTGTGTTGCCCTGA
- a CDS encoding aldo/keto reductase, which yields MNTALLPTRPLGNSGIRLSALGLGTVKIGRNQGVKYPQSFDLPDDKAVQELLALAQSLGINWLDTAPAYGSSENRLGALIRRNEWYIASKVGENFHNNQSSFDFSAAAVKQSIDNSLRRLRSEHIDLINIHSDGNDLAILHQSDCLAALEQAKQAGKIRAIGISCKTDAGAQAWLPYVDALMLELNPEHREMTNVITQADAQNVSILIKKGFGSGHLLAQYSLQNLADFLFQHPITALISGTINPDHLRANCAAVSRASHAASL from the coding sequence ATGAACACAGCACTTCTTCCCACGCGTCCGCTTGGCAACAGCGGTATCCGCCTTTCCGCTCTCGGACTAGGCACAGTCAAAATCGGGCGCAATCAAGGCGTCAAATATCCGCAATCTTTTGATTTACCCGACGATAAAGCCGTACAGGAACTGCTTGCACTTGCCCAATCGCTGGGCATCAATTGGCTGGATACCGCCCCTGCTTACGGCAGTAGCGAAAACCGCCTTGGCGCGCTTATCCGCCGCAACGAATGGTACATCGCCAGCAAAGTCGGCGAAAACTTTCATAACAACCAATCCAGCTTTGATTTTTCCGCCGCCGCCGTCAAGCAAAGCATCGACAACAGCCTGCGCCGCCTACGCAGCGAACACATCGACCTCATCAACATCCATTCCGACGGCAATGATCTCGCCATTTTACATCAAAGCGACTGCCTTGCCGCCCTCGAGCAAGCCAAGCAAGCAGGCAAAATCCGCGCCATCGGCATTTCCTGCAAAACCGACGCAGGGGCACAAGCATGGCTGCCTTATGTGGATGCACTCATGCTCGAGCTGAACCCCGAACACAGAGAAATGACGAATGTCATTACGCAAGCCGACGCTCAAAACGTCAGCATCCTCATCAAAAAAGGCTTTGGCAGCGGGCATCTGCTGGCGCAATATTCGCTGCAAAACCTCGCTGATTTTCTCTTTCAACACCCGATTACCGCCTTAATCAGCGGCACTATTAATCCAGACCATCTGCGCGCCAATTGCGCCGCCGTCAGCCGAGCCAGCCATGCCGCTTCTCTATAA